The Streptomyces sp. NBC_01689 genome includes a window with the following:
- a CDS encoding alpha-keto acid decarboxylase family protein: MTSVVQHVLNRLRDIGVQHVFGVPGDYAFPLNDAIAEHPDVAWVGSCNELNAAYSADGYARVHGVGAVCTTYGVGELSALCGIAGAYTEHLPLFHLVGMPAMPVQAHHTTVHHTLGNGEFNLFHQMAQPAVCASAIMTPQNVAAETERLIAAALYHRRPVYMAFPSDLATMPVVGEAQPIPAPASDPAQVNAAVQAISDMLGKAKSACVLPGILVSRAGLNQDLQRFLDATGLPFATMISDKGVLDEEQSSFVGMYDGKLMNEGVRRFVEDGDVVIMAGTLMNDFNTGAFTSNLDPGRTIDIRHHHVRVDGMTYQSVEMKDLLDALADKLPRKQWPRPSAEVVRMPAAGGSGDNPITAENLYPRWESFLKPNDILVAETGTVSMGMAFTRLPRNATFQNQTLWGSIGWATPAAVGAAVAAEDGRRVVLITGEGSHQLTAQEISQFGRNGLRPVVFVLNNNGYLIERLLCAHPDISYNDLANWRYSELPEVLGCDGWFTARVTTTAELDQAMEAAAKANSGCYIEVVTATYEAPPMAEQLHNNIETLYST, translated from the coding sequence GTGACATCTGTGGTCCAGCACGTCTTGAACCGGCTGAGGGACATCGGTGTGCAACACGTGTTCGGGGTTCCGGGCGACTACGCCTTCCCCCTCAATGACGCCATCGCCGAGCACCCGGACGTCGCGTGGGTCGGCAGCTGCAACGAGCTCAACGCGGCGTACAGCGCTGACGGCTACGCTCGCGTTCACGGTGTGGGGGCGGTATGCACCACCTACGGTGTCGGAGAGCTCAGCGCCCTGTGCGGTATCGCCGGCGCCTACACCGAGCACCTCCCCCTGTTCCACCTCGTCGGCATGCCCGCGATGCCGGTCCAGGCGCACCACACGACCGTTCACCACACCCTGGGCAACGGCGAGTTCAACCTGTTCCATCAGATGGCGCAGCCGGCCGTCTGCGCCAGCGCGATCATGACTCCGCAGAATGTGGCCGCTGAGACCGAGCGTCTCATCGCGGCGGCGCTCTACCACCGGCGCCCGGTCTACATGGCCTTTCCCTCCGACCTGGCGACCATGCCCGTGGTCGGTGAGGCCCAGCCGATCCCCGCCCCGGCCAGTGACCCCGCGCAGGTGAACGCTGCCGTGCAGGCCATCAGTGACATGCTCGGCAAGGCCAAGAGCGCCTGTGTCCTGCCCGGGATCCTGGTCTCACGCGCCGGTCTCAATCAGGATCTCCAGCGGTTCCTCGACGCAACGGGGCTGCCCTTCGCGACGATGATCTCGGACAAGGGGGTCCTGGACGAGGAGCAGTCCTCGTTCGTCGGGATGTACGACGGAAAGCTCATGAACGAGGGTGTGCGCCGCTTCGTCGAGGACGGTGACGTCGTCATCATGGCCGGGACGCTGATGAACGACTTCAACACCGGAGCGTTCACCTCGAACCTCGACCCCGGCCGTACGATCGACATCCGGCACCACCACGTGCGGGTCGACGGCATGACCTATCAGAGCGTAGAGATGAAGGACCTCCTCGACGCTCTCGCCGACAAGCTCCCCCGGAAGCAGTGGCCCCGTCCGTCGGCAGAAGTGGTGCGCATGCCCGCGGCCGGCGGCAGTGGCGACAATCCCATCACCGCGGAGAATCTGTACCCCCGCTGGGAGAGCTTCCTCAAGCCCAACGACATCTTGGTCGCCGAAACCGGCACCGTTTCCATGGGCATGGCGTTCACCCGGCTTCCCCGGAACGCCACCTTCCAGAATCAGACCCTGTGGGGATCGATCGGCTGGGCCACCCCCGCAGCGGTGGGCGCCGCTGTCGCCGCAGAGGACGGCCGGCGCGTGGTGCTGATCACCGGCGAAGGATCTCACCAGCTCACCGCGCAGGAGATCAGCCAGTTCGGCCGCAATGGCCTGCGGCCGGTGGTGTTCGTCCTCAACAACAACGGCTACCTGATCGAGCGCCTTCTGTGCGCGCACCCGGACATCTCCTACAACGACCTCGCCAACTGGCGGTACTCCGAGCTGCCGGAAGTCCTGGGCTGCGACGGCTGGTTCACCGCTCGCGTGACCACCACCGCCGAACTCGACCAGGCCATGGAGGCCGCGGCGAAGGCCAACTCCGGCTGCTACATCGAGGTCGTCACCGCCACGTACGAAGCTCCCCCGATGGCCGAGCAACTGCACAACAACATCGAGACGCTCTACTCCACCTGA
- the alsS gene encoding acetolactate synthase AlsS, translating to MATAEKEAVRSAERVIEALEETGVKYIFAVPGGKIDQVYNALADSSIQVVLCRHEQNAAFMAAAMGRLTGIPGVVLATSGPGTSNLATGLVTANTEGDPVVALCGAVPRADLLKRTHQSMNAEALLGSVTKFTGMVNDPDNVPEVVANALRAAATEPRGAAAIVLPNDVMAAPTAKTATQALTVGELGAAPAAAVERAAELIRSARRPVILAGVRGADPAACAAVRKLLTAVEGLPVVETFQAAGIVSRELEDHYLGRVGLFRNQPGDEVLGGADVVVTIGYDPVEYDPQLWNVNSPKIVHIDALPAQIDNHYHPALELRGDVASTVEALAGSLQGLTLQAAYTSELATQRHALEEIDDVAKRGEHGPSGMNPAALVLQLRELLDDDALITSDVGSNYIYVCRHFRVWQPRHLLISNGQQSLGVGLPWAIAAGLAHPGKQIVSISGDGGFLFSSMELDTAVRLGSNFTHVIMRDNSYDMVKFQQILKFGRDFGCELGDLDIVQYAASFGAHGHRVRTPAEFAPALQAALAEPGPSIVDVMVDYTHNTALYSHVIEDAFE from the coding sequence ATGGCTACAGCAGAAAAAGAGGCAGTGCGCAGCGCCGAACGTGTTATTGAGGCGCTCGAAGAGACGGGCGTGAAGTACATTTTCGCCGTTCCCGGCGGCAAGATCGATCAGGTCTACAATGCCCTCGCCGACAGCAGTATCCAGGTCGTCCTGTGTCGTCACGAACAGAACGCCGCTTTCATGGCTGCAGCCATGGGGCGACTGACGGGAATTCCCGGCGTTGTGCTCGCCACCTCAGGGCCCGGAACCTCGAACCTCGCCACGGGCCTCGTCACCGCGAACACCGAGGGCGACCCGGTCGTGGCCCTGTGCGGCGCAGTGCCCCGGGCTGACCTCCTCAAGCGGACTCACCAGTCCATGAATGCGGAAGCTCTCCTTGGCTCGGTCACCAAGTTCACCGGCATGGTCAACGATCCGGACAACGTGCCGGAAGTCGTGGCCAACGCTCTGCGCGCTGCCGCAACGGAGCCTCGCGGAGCAGCCGCGATCGTCCTGCCCAACGACGTCATGGCGGCTCCGACCGCGAAGACGGCGACCCAGGCGCTGACCGTCGGTGAGCTGGGGGCGGCGCCGGCCGCTGCCGTCGAGCGGGCCGCAGAGCTGATCCGCTCGGCGCGACGGCCGGTGATCCTGGCAGGTGTGCGCGGCGCCGACCCCGCGGCGTGCGCTGCTGTGCGCAAGCTACTGACCGCGGTGGAAGGTCTCCCTGTCGTGGAGACGTTCCAGGCAGCGGGGATCGTGTCCCGGGAACTCGAAGATCACTACCTGGGCAGGGTGGGACTGTTCCGCAACCAGCCCGGCGACGAGGTCCTCGGTGGCGCCGACGTCGTCGTGACCATCGGCTACGACCCGGTGGAGTACGACCCGCAGCTGTGGAACGTGAACAGCCCGAAGATCGTGCACATCGATGCCCTGCCGGCACAGATCGACAACCACTACCACCCGGCTCTCGAACTGCGCGGTGACGTCGCATCGACGGTCGAGGCGCTGGCCGGATCACTCCAGGGCCTGACCCTCCAGGCCGCGTACACCTCGGAGCTCGCCACCCAGCGCCACGCGCTCGAAGAGATCGACGACGTGGCCAAGAGGGGAGAGCACGGGCCGTCCGGCATGAATCCGGCAGCCCTCGTCCTCCAGCTCCGAGAGCTTCTCGACGACGACGCCCTGATCACCAGCGACGTCGGCTCCAACTACATCTACGTGTGCCGGCACTTCCGTGTCTGGCAGCCACGCCACCTGCTGATCAGCAACGGACAGCAGAGCCTTGGCGTCGGCCTGCCGTGGGCGATCGCCGCGGGCCTGGCCCACCCGGGCAAGCAGATCGTCTCGATCTCCGGTGACGGCGGCTTCCTCTTCTCGTCCATGGAACTGGACACCGCCGTACGGCTCGGATCGAACTTCACCCACGTCATCATGCGCGACAACTCCTACGACATGGTGAAGTTCCAGCAGATCCTCAAGTTCGGCCGGGACTTCGGGTGCGAACTCGGCGACCTGGACATCGTCCAGTACGCCGCCTCGTTCGGAGCACACGGCCACCGCGTGCGCACGCCCGCGGAGTTCGCCCCCGCGCTGCAGGCAGCACTCGCGGAACCCGGCCCCTCCATCGTGGACGTCATGGTCGACTACACCCACAACACCGCGCTCTACTCCCACGTCATCGAAGACGCCTTCGAGTAG
- the budA gene encoding acetolactate decarboxylase, which yields MATEEHPVERFRRFVRTVLAHWNGGQGDQHDPERARAVYQSSTMGALLQGVYDGDVTIGELLKHGDFGLGTFNHLDGEMLILDGVCYHLHADGSVEVASAGDLSPFAALTRFSADTTKEVSSPMTRPEVTALIDSAIRSSNLVYAVKITGRFSHVATRTVKEQKPPYPPLTEAAAGQAETTFTDVEGTLVGYRTPDYEQGISVAGYHLHFIDSSHSRGGHDLDFTLEHGKIELAERAELQLILPTTDQFLNSDLTPTNLESQIRQAEGG from the coding sequence ATGGCTACTGAAGAACACCCGGTGGAACGGTTCAGGCGGTTCGTCCGTACCGTCCTCGCGCACTGGAACGGCGGCCAGGGTGACCAGCACGACCCTGAGCGGGCCCGGGCGGTCTACCAGAGCTCCACCATGGGCGCGCTCCTCCAAGGCGTGTACGACGGCGACGTCACGATCGGGGAGCTGCTCAAGCACGGCGACTTCGGGCTGGGCACCTTCAACCACCTCGACGGAGAAATGCTGATCCTGGACGGCGTGTGCTACCACCTGCACGCCGACGGCTCGGTGGAGGTCGCCTCTGCCGGCGATCTGTCGCCGTTCGCGGCACTGACGCGCTTCAGCGCCGACACCACCAAGGAAGTGTCATCTCCGATGACACGCCCGGAGGTCACGGCACTGATCGACAGCGCGATCCGCAGCAGCAACCTGGTCTACGCCGTCAAGATCACCGGCCGATTCAGCCATGTCGCCACGCGCACCGTCAAGGAGCAGAAGCCTCCGTACCCGCCCCTGACCGAGGCAGCCGCGGGGCAGGCCGAGACAACGTTCACGGATGTGGAGGGAACCCTCGTCGGCTACCGCACACCCGACTACGAGCAGGGCATCTCCGTAGCCGGATACCACCTGCACTTCATCGACTCATCCCACAGCCGCGGAGGCCACGACCTGGACTTCACGCTCGAGCACGGAAAGATCGAACTCGCTGAGCGGGCGGAACTGCAGTTGATTCTTCCCACGACAGACCAGTTCCTGAACTCCGATCTGACGCCCACCAATCTGGAGAGCCAAATCCGGCAGGCAGAAGGCGGCTGA
- a CDS encoding arsenate reductase ArsC, giving the protein MSSSPLASVLFVCVHNAGRSQMASGFLNHLAGDRIEVRSAGSIPGDQVNPSAVEAMKEVGIDISGQKPKILTTEAVQASDYVITMGCGDACPIFPGKEYLDWDLEDPAGKGVEAVRPIRDEIKTHIEALIAEIDARQEA; this is encoded by the coding sequence ATGTCCTCCAGCCCGCTCGCCTCCGTGCTGTTCGTCTGCGTCCACAACGCCGGACGCTCGCAGATGGCCTCCGGATTCCTCAACCACCTAGCGGGCGACCGGATCGAGGTCCGCTCCGCCGGCTCCATCCCGGGCGACCAGGTCAACCCCTCCGCCGTCGAGGCGATGAAGGAGGTCGGCATCGACATCTCCGGCCAGAAGCCGAAGATCCTCACCACCGAGGCCGTCCAGGCGTCCGACTACGTCATCACCATGGGCTGCGGCGACGCCTGCCCCATCTTCCCCGGCAAGGAGTACCTTGACTGGGACCTGGAGGACCCGGCCGGCAAGGGCGTCGAGGCCGTCCGCCCGATCCGCGACGAGATCAAGACTCACATCGAGGCCCTGATCGCCGAGATCGACGCCCGGCAGGAGGCGTGA
- a CDS encoding DUF6281 family protein, with translation MRIRTSPRRDADMSRRSRRLPLYSGMIMAVAALTTACSAQGSGGEAEGSCVIAAMYGGRTYKQVANVGFTVGRALGPAEFPPCGDTPGHNDDAGPEPTTAYAVDGLNPRIAIAVRYTSDEVMLLAVQPGGSLPPEVKALARG, from the coding sequence ATGCGAATCAGAACTTCACCCCGACGCGACGCCGACATGTCCAGGCGGTCACGGCGGCTGCCGTTGTACTCGGGCATGATCATGGCCGTGGCCGCGTTGACGACCGCCTGTTCAGCGCAGGGCAGTGGCGGGGAGGCCGAAGGGTCATGCGTGATCGCTGCCATGTACGGGGGCCGCACCTATAAGCAGGTGGCCAACGTCGGGTTCACCGTAGGCAGAGCACTCGGCCCCGCCGAGTTCCCGCCCTGTGGTGACACACCGGGCCACAACGACGATGCAGGGCCTGAACCGACGACGGCCTATGCCGTCGACGGCTTGAATCCACGCATCGCCATCGCGGTGCGGTACACCTCGGACGAGGTCATGCTCCTCGCCGTCCAACCGGGTGGCAGCCTCCCTCCGGAGGTCAAGGCCCTGGCACGAGGCTAG
- a CDS encoding AAA family ATPase: MGVPAVDSPVTLRGRIQEKAALERVLDRARAGSSAVLVLRGEAGIGKTALLGYAAGRADGFRTAAVAGVESEMELPFASLQQLCAPHLGWLEGLPGPQRDALSVAFGLREGEAPNQFLVGLAVLGLLAGAAEDRPLACLVDDAQWLDDGSRQVLAFVARRLLAEPVALIFALRDSAHARELAGLPEMLVLGMREPEARALLASAVGVPFDPLVRERILAEARGNPMALLQLPRALDPVELAGGFGFPGNGPVVGSIETALRRRFRTLPDESRRLLMTGAAEPTGDVDLLWRAAGLQGIPGDAAAAAEATGLVTFGAGVRFQHPLVRSAVYQTTSAPERRAAHQALAEATDPHHDPDRRAWHRGHAAARPDEDVAFDLERSACRAERRGGVAAAAAFLRRAAELTPDPERRVSRALAAAQAAIDAGGGDHAHNMLAMAEAGPLDDLQSARLERLRARLVFSEVRGSEAPGLLLDAANRLVPLDGVLARDTLLEATGAAIFAGQLNGGPGLREVAEAARAGPPPSTPPRMVDVLLDSYTSLIIDGYTTGVGALRRALHVVLQQQRSCAADADGRWLWLAFRVSPEALAPELWDDEAWYELAGGAVAAARGTGALGVLPMALSYQACLNVHTGRFDTAAVLIDEGTAISEAIGGAPMMYSELVLGAWRGRETEALDGIEKTIEEVRARGEGRVLSLAEYATAVLYNGLGRYEDALAAATRACRFEDLGFFGWTLTELIEAGARSGQPEAAVPALARLSERTRACGTEWALGAEACSRALLSDDRAAEALYQEAIERLERCRVTVHLARARLLYGEWLRRRNRRHDSRTQLRTAYETFSRVGAEGFAERARRELLATGETARKRTFGTDSELTGQEAQIAGLAREGLTNTEIAAELFISSRTVEWHLGNVFAKLGLSSRRQLRSALPAPCRGT; this comes from the coding sequence ATGGGAGTGCCCGCCGTCGATTCACCGGTCACACTCCGTGGCCGGATCCAGGAGAAGGCCGCATTGGAGCGGGTGCTGGACAGGGCGCGCGCGGGGAGCAGCGCTGTCCTGGTGCTTCGCGGTGAGGCGGGGATCGGGAAGACCGCCTTGTTGGGCTATGCGGCCGGCCGGGCCGATGGGTTCCGTACCGCCGCCGTCGCGGGCGTCGAGTCGGAGATGGAGCTCCCGTTCGCGAGCCTTCAGCAGTTGTGTGCTCCCCATCTGGGCTGGCTCGAAGGGCTGCCCGGACCGCAGAGGGACGCGTTGTCCGTCGCGTTCGGGCTGCGGGAGGGGGAGGCGCCCAACCAGTTCCTGGTGGGCCTGGCCGTGCTTGGTCTGCTGGCCGGCGCCGCCGAGGACCGGCCACTGGCCTGCCTTGTCGATGACGCGCAATGGCTCGACGACGGTTCCCGGCAGGTGCTCGCATTCGTCGCTCGGCGATTGCTGGCCGAACCAGTGGCTTTGATTTTCGCCCTGCGGGATTCTGCCCATGCTCGTGAACTGGCGGGTCTGCCGGAAATGCTCGTCTTGGGCATGAGGGAGCCCGAGGCGCGAGCCCTGCTGGCATCGGCTGTAGGGGTACCGTTCGATCCCCTGGTACGGGAGCGGATCCTGGCTGAAGCACGTGGAAACCCGATGGCTCTGCTGCAGCTGCCGCGCGCGCTCGATCCCGTCGAGCTGGCGGGCGGCTTCGGATTCCCCGGCAATGGCCCCGTGGTCGGCAGCATCGAGACTGCACTCCGCCGGCGCTTCCGTACGCTGCCCGATGAGAGTCGACGGCTGTTGATGACTGGCGCGGCCGAGCCGACCGGCGATGTGGACCTCCTGTGGCGTGCGGCCGGCCTGCAGGGGATACCCGGGGACGCCGCCGCGGCGGCTGAAGCCACCGGTCTGGTCACATTCGGCGCCGGGGTCCGCTTCCAGCATCCCTTGGTGCGCTCGGCCGTGTACCAGACGACATCCGCCCCGGAGCGCAGGGCGGCCCACCAGGCACTGGCGGAAGCCACCGACCCGCACCACGACCCCGACCGCAGGGCCTGGCATCGCGGTCACGCCGCGGCCCGGCCGGACGAGGATGTCGCCTTCGATCTGGAACGCTCCGCCTGCCGGGCGGAGCGCAGAGGTGGCGTCGCCGCGGCAGCGGCCTTCCTACGGCGGGCCGCCGAGCTCACGCCCGACCCCGAGCGCCGCGTCAGCCGCGCGCTGGCCGCTGCCCAGGCCGCGATCGACGCCGGCGGAGGCGACCACGCCCACAACATGCTGGCGATGGCCGAGGCCGGCCCCCTCGACGACCTGCAGAGCGCCCGCTTGGAGCGACTGCGGGCGCGGCTGGTGTTCTCCGAAGTGCGCGGCAGCGAGGCGCCCGGGCTCCTGCTCGACGCCGCGAATCGGCTGGTGCCCCTGGATGGGGTCCTCGCCCGCGACACCCTGCTGGAGGCGACCGGCGCGGCGATCTTCGCGGGCCAGTTGAACGGGGGACCGGGACTGCGCGAGGTGGCGGAGGCGGCCCGCGCCGGACCACCGCCTTCGACACCGCCCAGGATGGTGGATGTCCTTCTGGACAGCTACACCAGCTTGATCATCGACGGGTACACGACTGGCGTCGGCGCTCTGAGGCGTGCACTGCACGTCGTGCTGCAGCAACAGAGATCCTGCGCGGCTGATGCCGACGGGCGATGGCTGTGGTTGGCCTTTCGGGTCTCGCCCGAGGCCCTCGCACCGGAGCTGTGGGACGACGAGGCGTGGTACGAGTTGGCGGGCGGCGCCGTTGCCGCCGCGCGCGGGACGGGAGCGCTCGGTGTCCTCCCGATGGCACTGAGCTACCAGGCATGCCTCAACGTGCACACCGGCCGGTTCGACACCGCGGCAGTCCTGATCGACGAAGGGACGGCCATCTCGGAGGCGATCGGCGGCGCGCCCATGATGTACTCGGAACTCGTGCTCGGCGCCTGGCGAGGCAGGGAAACCGAGGCGCTGGACGGCATCGAGAAGACCATCGAAGAAGTGCGCGCCCGAGGTGAGGGTCGCGTTCTCAGCCTGGCCGAGTACGCGACCGCCGTGCTCTACAACGGCCTCGGCCGTTACGAGGACGCGCTCGCGGCCGCGACACGTGCCTGCCGGTTCGAAGACCTGGGATTCTTCGGCTGGACTCTGACCGAACTCATCGAGGCAGGCGCCCGCAGCGGGCAGCCGGAGGCCGCCGTTCCCGCGCTGGCCAGGCTCAGCGAACGCACTCGTGCCTGCGGCACCGAATGGGCCTTGGGCGCGGAGGCCTGCTCGCGCGCGCTGCTGAGCGACGACCGGGCCGCCGAGGCGCTCTACCAGGAGGCGATCGAGCGTCTCGAGCGTTGCCGGGTCACCGTCCACCTGGCCCGCGCCCGGCTGCTGTACGGCGAATGGCTGCGCCGCCGGAACCGCCGCCATGACAGCCGCACTCAGCTCCGTACCGCCTACGAGACGTTCAGCCGGGTCGGCGCCGAAGGATTCGCCGAGCGCGCCCGCCGGGAACTCCTCGCCACCGGGGAGACTGCCCGTAAACGGACCTTCGGCACCGACTCCGAACTCACCGGCCAGGAAGCCCAGATCGCCGGGCTCGCCAGGGAGGGGCTCACCAACACCGAGATAGCCGCAGAGCTCTTCATCAGCTCACGCACAGTGGAATGGCACCTCGGCAACGTCTTCGCCAAGCTCGGGCTCAGCTCCCGCAGGCAACTGCGCTCCGCGTTGCCTGCGCCGTGTCGGGGGACATAG
- a CDS encoding epoxide hydrolase family protein, translated as MSDTAASTAIRPFTFAFPEAELQDLRARIEATRFPEKETVADQSQGTQLSTVQELARYWAKEYDWRKVEAKLNSYPQFITEIDGLDIHFLHVRSQHANALPVIVTHGWPGSVVEQLKIIEPLTNPTAHGGDASDAFHVVIPSMPGYGFSGKPAKKGWSPERIAAAWGELMKRLGYTKYVAQGGDWGAIVTDLMGSQEPEGLVGIHTNMPKVIPTDIDAALAKGNPLPEGLTLSDEERTAVDQLDFVYRHVYYAYMMGSRPQSLTGLADSPVGLASFLLDHDAKSLAMITRAFHGVSEGLSRDDVLDNVTLFWLTNTAVSAARLYAENTTPFFGVNGVKLPVAVSVFPDELYEAPKSWTRQAYPNLVHYNRLPKGGHFAAWEQPELLVNELRTGFRSMR; from the coding sequence ATGTCTGACACTGCCGCATCGACGGCCATCCGCCCCTTCACCTTCGCATTCCCCGAGGCGGAGCTCCAGGACCTTCGCGCGCGCATCGAGGCGACACGTTTCCCCGAGAAGGAGACCGTCGCCGACCAGTCCCAGGGCACACAGCTCTCCACTGTTCAGGAACTTGCCCGGTACTGGGCCAAGGAGTACGACTGGCGCAAGGTCGAGGCGAAACTGAACTCCTACCCGCAGTTCATCACCGAGATCGACGGGCTGGACATCCACTTCCTTCACGTCCGCTCCCAGCACGCAAACGCCCTGCCGGTGATCGTGACGCACGGGTGGCCGGGTTCGGTCGTCGAGCAGCTGAAGATCATCGAGCCGCTCACCAACCCGACGGCTCATGGCGGCGACGCCTCGGACGCCTTCCATGTGGTGATTCCGTCGATGCCCGGCTACGGGTTCTCCGGCAAGCCCGCGAAGAAGGGCTGGAGCCCGGAGCGCATCGCTGCCGCATGGGGCGAGCTGATGAAGCGCCTGGGCTACACCAAATACGTCGCGCAGGGCGGCGACTGGGGTGCGATCGTCACCGACCTGATGGGTTCACAGGAGCCCGAGGGCCTCGTCGGCATCCACACCAACATGCCGAAGGTGATTCCGACCGACATCGACGCCGCGCTCGCCAAGGGCAACCCGCTGCCCGAGGGCCTGACGCTGTCCGACGAGGAACGGACCGCGGTGGACCAGCTGGACTTCGTGTACCGGCATGTCTACTACGCGTACATGATGGGCTCGCGGCCGCAGTCCCTGACCGGGCTGGCGGACTCCCCGGTGGGTCTGGCGTCCTTCCTGCTCGACCACGACGCGAAGAGCCTGGCCATGATCACCCGTGCTTTCCACGGTGTGAGCGAGGGTCTGTCCCGTGATGACGTCCTGGACAACGTCACGCTGTTCTGGCTGACGAACACCGCGGTCTCCGCGGCCCGTCTCTACGCGGAGAACACGACTCCGTTCTTCGGGGTCAACGGGGTCAAGCTCCCGGTCGCCGTGAGCGTCTTCCCCGACGAGCTCTACGAGGCCCCCAAGAGCTGGACCAGGCAGGCCTATCCGAACCTCGTCCACTACAACCGGCTCCCCAAGGGCGGGCACTTCGCCGCCTGGGAGCAGCCGGAGCTCCTCGTGAACGAGCTCCGCACGGGCTTCCGCTCCATGCGCTAG
- a CDS encoding winged helix-turn-helix transcriptional regulator, with product MPEPGAQDAGPCQKVDDGMARVFELFGKRWTGLIVAVLLPHPVHFADLRRAIPGISERMLSDRLMELGAAGLVVRDVDEGPPLRVSYGLTPAGAALEPALKELGSWAKKHLRAQK from the coding sequence ATGCCAGAGCCGGGAGCACAGGACGCAGGGCCGTGCCAGAAGGTCGACGACGGCATGGCCCGGGTCTTCGAGCTGTTCGGAAAGCGCTGGACGGGCCTGATCGTGGCCGTGCTGCTGCCGCACCCCGTCCACTTCGCCGACCTGCGCCGGGCGATCCCCGGCATCAGCGAACGGATGCTCTCCGACCGGCTCATGGAACTCGGCGCCGCGGGACTCGTCGTGCGCGACGTCGACGAAGGACCGCCGCTGCGGGTCTCGTACGGTCTGACACCGGCCGGCGCCGCCCTGGAGCCCGCGCTCAAGGAACTGGGCAGCTGGGCGAAGAAGCATCTCCGAGCTCAGAAGTGA
- a CDS encoding YceI family protein, with the protein MIRRFLVRPITANAQNSISGLSVPSGAGLLACRVLDSATRPVRHAEFTVSDRNGHRVVGGETDPFGMILAMVPVGEYRLAVSSETFSPYRGNESVIEEGKCTGVKDILLQAAPSIPLPTPGEWEIERAHTRISFAARHIGLGRVFGHFNNFSGAIRVGESMEETAMHVVIDAASIDTNVKMRDEHLRSADFLDVDQYPTMDFYSDRFVHRGGNNWAITGGLTLHGVTRTVTLDATYGGLRVGMEGETRAAIRATTELHREDYTINWQSMLARGIAVVGSNINIELNVQIVPRGTELEFK; encoded by the coding sequence ATGATCCGTCGTTTTCTGGTTCGCCCGATAACCGCGAACGCGCAAAACTCCATATCTGGACTTTCCGTGCCGTCCGGTGCAGGTCTTCTCGCGTGCCGCGTTCTCGATTCTGCGACTCGGCCGGTCAGGCACGCCGAATTCACTGTGAGCGACAGAAACGGTCATCGGGTTGTGGGTGGGGAGACCGACCCCTTCGGCATGATCTTGGCGATGGTTCCCGTTGGGGAATACCGGCTGGCTGTCTCGTCAGAAACTTTCAGCCCGTACCGGGGAAACGAGTCTGTCATAGAAGAGGGAAAGTGCACCGGGGTGAAAGATATTCTGCTCCAGGCAGCACCGTCGATCCCCTTGCCAACCCCCGGCGAATGGGAAATCGAACGAGCTCATACCCGAATTTCCTTCGCAGCCCGGCACATCGGACTGGGCCGCGTCTTCGGCCATTTCAACAACTTCTCCGGGGCGATTCGGGTCGGGGAGTCGATGGAAGAGACGGCCATGCATGTCGTTATCGACGCCGCCTCGATCGACACCAATGTAAAGATGCGTGACGAGCACCTGCGGTCCGCGGATTTCCTGGACGTGGACCAGTATCCGACCATGGATTTCTACAGCGACCGTTTCGTTCATCGCGGCGGAAACAACTGGGCGATCACCGGCGGACTCACGCTGCACGGAGTCACGCGCACGGTAACCCTTGACGCTACATACGGCGGTCTGCGCGTCGGCATGGAAGGTGAGACCCGTGCGGCAATCCGGGCCACCACCGAGCTGCACCGCGAGGACTACACGATCAACTGGCAGTCGATGCTGGCCCGCGGCATCGCAGTCGTTGGCTCCAACATCAATATCGAACTCAACGTCCAGATCGTCCCCAGGGGCACCGAGCTGGAATTCAAGTGA